In Leptodesmis sichuanensis A121, the following are encoded in one genomic region:
- the tatA gene encoding twin-arginine translocase TatA/TatE family subunit, producing MFGLGWPEVIIIAVVAILIFGPKKIPELGGTLGKTLRGFKEEVNKPSEDTAESETGDREA from the coding sequence ATGTTTGGACTTGGGTGGCCGGAAGTGATCATTATTGCGGTGGTGGCAATTTTGATTTTTGGGCCGAAAAAGATTCCTGAATTGGGGGGAACCTTAGGCAAAACTCTCAGAGGATTTAAGGAAGAGGTCAACAAACCCAGTGAGGACACGGCAGAATCTGAGACGGGCGATCGCGAGGCATAA